The Eublepharis macularius isolate TG4126 chromosome 12, MPM_Emac_v1.0, whole genome shotgun sequence genomic sequence AGCGGTACCGTACCAGCACAGCAGAAGTGGCATCCTGTGGCTCTAGCTCAATCCCAAAGCAGTTCCGGGGGATTATCCAGAATAGGAAGCCTGAGATTGTTATTCGAAGTTGCATGAAGTCTTGCAGAAAgaaaaaatcctcaaaaaagGGTGAAGCTTCCATCTCCAACATCATCTCAAAACTTGGGGAAAAACCGTGGGTTCCCAATGTCCCTGTTCAGTTCCACAAGCAGTCCCTTGGCAGTGGATTGATCATCTCCTGCCCTAGTGCCAGGCCAGAACATGCTGTGGCCTGGGACAAAGATTCAACTCGGTTGTATCTCACCAGGTACCTTACCGGGATCAATCGAAGCATGAGGGTCTTCATAGATCATGGAAACCAACTGCACATTCGGTTTGCCCAGCTGAGTGACAGAGGCACCTACTACTGCTGGCGAGAGGGGCAAATGGTAGCTGGTTTCCGGCTCTCTGTGGTGTACGAGAGCCGCCGCAGACGAAGCCTGGATGATCCTGAGACACTATATGCGGTAAAGGTCATTGTCACAAGCTATGTCCTCATCACTATACTGTTTGTCGTCATCCATGTGGTCCGCTGCTGCCTTTATGCATTCAAATGCACAGCTGTGGAATAGCACCACCAAGGGAAATAGACATTGATCGAGAGCAGTTAACAAATGTAACGATATGAAAGCGGTCAACTGATTAAAGAATTAATTAACTGATTAATCCATCGAGAGTGAATACATTTATATATTGTAGACACCTCAATGACAGTGTCCTTTTAGAGCTggggtctccaacatggtgcctgtgggcgctattgtgcctgccaacacctttccttgcATCTgccaactgtttttagaaagtgggtagctTTTGCCCAGCACGGCTGTTGCATGGCCATttgagatttgattggctgtgcagatgttTAGAAACATTACTTTGGCAGAAGCTGGGAAGATTTTCTCTTTGAAACCTCTGGGAGTTACTGACAGAATAGACAGTCTTAGCCTAGCAGGTGGAATTATCCCAATTGGCCTAAGGTAGCTGTATGCATTCATATCTCTGGTTATTCTACTCCTAGCTCTGGTGTCCCCTGTCTCCCAACCTGTTAAGGAAAAAtgaaggggtgggggtgctgcTGTATGTATGAAACATTTTTGAAAGAAAGAGTAAAGAACACTATTTGAGGTAACGTTGCAGTattaatgcttttaatgtttgcaAATATTAAATGCATATTCCGACgtgaggagggaatcccaaccctttgtcgtcaagtgtcaatGCACACGCActggttacaaacttaaatgggccgtttccacacagcttacctgcgcTCGTAACGTCCTggtagatcgtgcaaaaaacgcagaagatcacgttttctcgcgcgagatctGCTCGATGTcacgcgatgtcgcgcaaatctcgcgcgaggaaacgcagtTTTTGCGCAATCTACCAGGACGTTACGAGCataggtaagccgtgtggaaacggccatggttttatttaacttttTCATACacgtaaggaatctctactcacaattcttctaaataacgaaaggagagagtgcatctttcatgcataaaggcacttgatggagctttgtagacccagtgaatgtggtgaaaaaagagagaagacttgttcctctccctgctgaggtgtgaatgaacaaaagaggaaatggccttaacaagttttggcaggctttgaatgccccaggaactgaacctgtggggtaaggcactacaactcccaagatgcacttctcttaaaactataggcatacattctagtctggTACATACTGATTAATATAGtaagcttgctgctggaacagtacaatGCATATCCCCGTTAAGAACTTAACAGTGTTAGAAATTGGTTCAGCATTCAGAAATATGCAACCAATATCAAGATCCAGGATAACATGCACATTTTCAGAAGTACACACGGAGCAGCATACAAGTAAGACACAACCACTGATGGAAAATGAAAAAGTCAGAATTAACAATGGTCATTTCAATACTGACTGGTAATGGTTAACAATACTGATATATTGCTATTGAAAATAAGGTGTAGGCATCCAGTATTCCTAGACTCTTACCTATGAGCTCAAAAAAGTGTAACAAATTTTGATATCTGTGGTCAGGAGGACTCAGGAGGAGCTCTGATCTTTAATACTCATATTCTGTGCTTTCACATTTTCCAGAAACTCTACATCTCTTAACAAGAAATGCTTGTGTTGGGAGAATGATCAGTCAGTGTGTGCTGAGAATGAAAACTGACTTTGCTGAAGCCCCTTATTTGAGCAGCTGCCATAATGACTTCTCTGGGGCATGCGGGGAAGAGGTCCAGCATAGAATGCTAACCAATGAGGCAgcctctgggaggaaaacagaGGGTCAATTTGTTGGGAGAAAAACTTCACACTTATTGCTGGCATGAATACGGCAACAGGTGTGTTAGGCAGACACAGACGCTGAGGACTGGAAAGCTGAATGGAAACTGGAACCAGGCTgtctgaaggaaggaaggagggagaccaTACAACTGTCAAAGGCAGGTGGAGAACTGGAatgttggagtgtggaaaaggcaagGTCCTGcgggaaggaagggggaaggaaaagggaaaacCTAGGGGAAACTCTCATGGAAGGCACAGGAAAAGCTTCAGGGACATTGTGAGATGAGGGCAGAGGGCCAGGGAAGTGGGAAGGCAGCAGAGCCTGCCCACAATTTGGCTGTGTATTGGCCCTGA encodes the following:
- the FAM187A gene encoding Ig-like V-type domain-containing protein FAM187A; the protein is MVSSGLARIVIVLHTANVLHAFAIVEKEDIFRQTPCPAFLMFENAAYLADMSFELPCNCKPEQVTSVVWYFQKNMGSRQTRVLTDFDGTLVVDSSYIKVGSDMFRRFSIRMFSLIVFRVQTEDSGHYICGTKQGDFFYGYDVDVQASKGIDVAFTDKNQHPREDRDAKQFTVFTIFWDWTTCDRCNVRGEQRRIGLCYMKSAYLLKRYRTSTAEVASCGSSSIPKQFRGIIQNRKPEIVIRSCMKSCRKKKSSKKGEASISNIISKLGEKPWVPNVPVQFHKQSLGSGLIISCPSARPEHAVAWDKDSTRLYLTRYLTGINRSMRVFIDHGNQLHIRFAQLSDRGTYYCWREGQMVAGFRLSVVYESRRRRSLDDPETLYAVKVIVTSYVLITILFVVIHVVRCCLYAFKCTAVE